A genomic stretch from Balaenoptera musculus isolate JJ_BM4_2016_0621 chromosome 9, mBalMus1.pri.v3, whole genome shotgun sequence includes:
- the GTF2H5 gene encoding general transcription factor IIH subunit 5, which yields MVNVLKGVLIECDPAMKQFLLYLDESNALGKKFIIQDIDDTHIFVIAELVNVLQERVGELMDQNAFSLTQK from the coding sequence ATGGTCAACGTCTTGAAAGGAGTGCTTATAGAATGTGACCCTGCCATGAAGCAATTTCTGCTGTACTTGGATGAGTCAAATGCCCTAGGGAAGAAGTTCATCATTCAAGACATTGATGACACTCACATCTTCGTAATAGCAGAGTTGGTTAATGTCCTCCAGGAGCGAGTAGGTGAATTAATGGACCAAAATGCCTTTTCTCTTACCCAGAAGTGA